The DNA window ATGATGTCGAACGCGAGTTCGAACGGATACATACCGGGGTCGGTCTCCGTTTCGGCCAACGCTGGGTCGTCCTCGAACACCGGATATTCGAGCAGTTGTGCCTCGGGCGCGGCAGCGACGAGGTGGGCGTTGGCCTGCAATCCGAGCCACGTACCGAAGTTGTGAGGGACGAACTCGATATTCCGATCCACACAGAACTCGATGGCCGCCTGACAGCCGGTAAAGCCCTCGTGGTGACGAACGTCGCCTTGCAGGAAGTCGACTCCGGTTCGGCCGAGGGTGATCAGATCTGAAGGTGATTTTTCACTTTCTCCACCAGCCAGCGGCGCGCCGGTGTCGGCCAGCTCGACGTACCCCTCGTGGTCGTCGGGTTCGACCGGTTCCTCGATCCAGTAAACGCCCCGGTCGGCAGCATGTTCGACCAGCGCCCGAACGGTATCGCGCCCGTAGGAGTCCCGGAGCTTCCACCACGTGTGGACGTCGAGCATGAGTTCGATGTCGTCGACCGCTGTGGCCAGTAGCTCGACCGTCCGGCGGTCGGCATCGGGACCGATTCCGGGCCGGTACTTGTAACCGAAAAATCCGAGTTCTTCGAGCACAGTAGCTTGTTCGACGTATCCCTCCGGTTCCATATACATCCCGGCGCTCGCGTACAACGGCAGTTCGGTCGTCGGCTCGGTGTCCCACGCCGTGGCCAGTAGCTCGTAAATCGGCGCGCCGACTTCCTTCCCACGCAGATCGTACAGCGCAACGTCGATGGCCGAAATCGCTTCCGTCCGAAGACGACTGGGCAGGTCGGTTGCCCTGAGCAACTCGTGGGCGTCAGTGATCTCTTCGATCGATCGTCCTTCGAGCGCATCGGCAACAGTCGTCTCGACGACATCGGCGAACGTCCCGTGGGAATCACCCTCGAAATACTCACGCATCGCAGAACTCGAAGCTCCCGCCGTCGAAACCCCGCGACGACCGTCGCTCGTTTCGACGACGACGAGCACGACGTCCCGCTTGTGGAGCCGTCGCACACCACCGAAGAACGGCCGCTCCTGCACTGGATCGATCGGAGAGGACAACGCGTATCCGCTCACACTAACAATGTCCATACACAGGCTGTTTGTACTCAAGCGTATAAAACTTCAAGTGATCACGGTTAGAACGCCATGCGCACTCCGCCCCGGATCCGTTCCTGTGAGGCGAACACTGTTGGCACCTCAGTAGGGAGAGACGACTGTTGGGTGGGTGTGCAGGCCGGTGTCATATGGGGCGTTCTCAGAACGGGAACGAACTGTTCGGAATCTATCCGTTGTGTCGAACACAGACCATCTACGTTGCTTCATCGTCGTTCGGGTGAGCAGAGACAGCGCGTTTCTATCAAATCATTACATCAGTACGATTGTAATGCATTAGCCGTTCGTGCCGTTCGCCGTTCCCACGAAGGGAACATCATCGAGCCTGGTGCGATGGATTTGGGGCGAACCGAACGCTTTTACTGGCTGGTCGTGTCCTTTCGATAGAGTATGCTGAAAGAGGAGTTCAGAGGACTCAAAGAACAGATAGCAGGTGGAATCATTCCCGCGACAGCGAACCCGTGGACGCCCGAATACGAACTCGTCGTGGACGATCTCACTCGCCACGTCGAGCAGCTCGTCTCCGTTGACGGCATCAAAGCGGTCATCGCCAACGCCCACACCGGCGAAACGAAGATGCAAGACGAGGAGACCTACCGACAAGTCGTCAAAACCCATGTCGAAGCGGCAGGCGACACGCCCGTGTTCGCCGGCGTATACGGGGAAAGCTCCATCGAGGCCGCCAAACTGGCCCAGACGGCGAAAGAGGCCGGTGCTGACGGCGTCATGTTGCTCCCGCTCGACGTGTATTCACACCAGATCCCACAAGAGGCGATCAATCACTTCGAACACGTCGGTGAAACCGTCGACATGCCGCTGATCAACTTCCAGTTCCCGACGTGGGGGAGTTCAGGGCTACCAATCAGCGCACACGTCGAAATCTGTAAACTTCCGCACGTCATCGGGTTCAAGGAAGCCTCGTTCGACCCGATCCGCTACGACCGGACTATCCGCGCAGTCGATCACCTTCGGGACGACTGTACGATCATGACGGGAAACGACACGTTCCTCATGCACGCTTACCAGCTCGGGGCTGAAACCGGTCTCATCGGCTACGCGAACCTCGTTCCCGATCTCCACGTCGAGAAGATTCGGGCCGTCCACGACGACGACATGGAGCGTGCCCGCGAAATCCGACAGCAGTTGCTCCCTCTCACCAACCACATCTTTGGCGAACCGGAGGGACGCTACCGCGCCCGAACGAAAGCAGCGCTGAAGATGCAAGGGGTATTCGAGCACGACACCGTGTTACCTCCCCAAGAGCAGATCGATCCCGACGAACGCGAGCAGCTCCGGCAGATCCTCGACGATCTCGGTCGGTTGTAGGTCAAAACACCGACTCGTCCCGTCTACTGACTGTGGGGTATGATTCGCAAACGTATAGCCGTCCATGACTTCTCGGAGGTGACCGGAGTGCTTTAGTTCAGGTGGCGCTCTGAAACGAGAACGTGAATCGGACGTGGCAGTTGCTGAGTGCTACTTGGACGGAATCCACTAC is part of the Halocatena salina genome and encodes:
- a CDS encoding mandelate racemase/muconate lactonizing enzyme family protein, giving the protein MDIVSVSGYALSSPIDPVQERPFFGGVRRLHKRDVVLVVVETSDGRRGVSTAGASSSAMREYFEGDSHGTFADVVETTVADALEGRSIEEITDAHELLRATDLPSRLRTEAISAIDVALYDLRGKEVGAPIYELLATAWDTEPTTELPLYASAGMYMEPEGYVEQATVLEELGFFGYKYRPGIGPDADRRTVELLATAVDDIELMLDVHTWWKLRDSYGRDTVRALVEHAADRGVYWIEEPVEPDDHEGYVELADTGAPLAGGESEKSPSDLITLGRTGVDFLQGDVRHHEGFTGCQAAIEFCVDRNIEFVPHNFGTWLGLQANAHLVAAAPEAQLLEYPVFEDDPALAETETDPGMYPFELAFDIIEGQPVIENGRMTVPDAPGLGVDVDLSVLESYPFIDGPWTEFHY
- a CDS encoding dihydrodipicolinate synthase family protein; its protein translation is MLKEEFRGLKEQIAGGIIPATANPWTPEYELVVDDLTRHVEQLVSVDGIKAVIANAHTGETKMQDEETYRQVVKTHVEAAGDTPVFAGVYGESSIEAAKLAQTAKEAGADGVMLLPLDVYSHQIPQEAINHFEHVGETVDMPLINFQFPTWGSSGLPISAHVEICKLPHVIGFKEASFDPIRYDRTIRAVDHLRDDCTIMTGNDTFLMHAYQLGAETGLIGYANLVPDLHVEKIRAVHDDDMERAREIRQQLLPLTNHIFGEPEGRYRARTKAALKMQGVFEHDTVLPPQEQIDPDEREQLRQILDDLGRL